TCCGAGATTTCAATGTGTAGTTGCTTGTTGGTAGCTAGTTGTTATACCTAGTCATGGTTCTCAACTCTGCAACGAAAGCCCGccctcatcatcatcatcgggctattatgtacatttttttacTGGTATAAGGGATACTAGgacatattaaaaaatataaataattttaaattataaattattaataataaaatattaataattttaaattataaattattaataataaattaaaatattatagtatgcaataaataattttcttcGAAAATCGGCACCACTCCATTAGATTAGATTAACGATTTTGAATTCAGATTCCAACAGTCAGTTTGaattcacaaacatgaattTACCATACCAACATAAGCCATGACTTTCTCAGAGTGCATGGAAAGCTTTTCGCCTCGAATACTTTTCGTGCATGTTGCAATGCAAGCTCTCAATTAGTTTCAATATAACGTGCTGAGCAAAAACGTAAGAAATGTAAAATGATGACAAAATCCGTCCCAATCCGTTAGTTGATGAAGCCCGCATCCAGCCGCACTGGCCACTTATGTTTGTGAGGGAAGCTCATCATCAACCTTGCCATCATCCGCAACAGTGTTTGCCTGTCTGGGCTTTGACAAAACTTTGTATGTCATGTTGTCATTATGGTTCCTTATCCTTTTTCCTGGCATCGGAGGTCTCGGTCCCCTAGgctggctttgtttttctACTACTTTGGGCTGTGGTTCCTCTTCGTCCCTGCCTCCTGCCGGATATTAATAGACACTTATCATCGGTTGACGCTTTACGCCTATTGTCTTATCCCCGGCCAAGATTGCCTGTCCCCCTTTTCGCACGCTATTCCTTTCGAGATCCGTCTCTGATTATTCCAGCATACTAATGTTCTCAAAAGCCTCCCTTCTATGCATTTCAAAGTGTAACACAAAGTTTTCGGAGGCCATAAccttttggtttattttacAGCATCAACAACCAAGACTTCATATAAAGCAACTTCTATATTCGattagttaattaatttttaaggTATTATCTTAGACGTGTTCTTAATGCAAACAAAGCTAATAATACTCGACGTCATTGGAAGCATTGCAGTATTATGTCTATTTCAAAGACTTACGAATATTTGGGTCACCGGCAATCCTCGAGGTCGATACTAAGAGGTCTGACATTGTGCCAAATCACTGATATAGATGGGACTGAGAGAGCAATAAAACTTCATAAACCGCAAACTTTGCCAAAGTAGAAACTTCTTTGTTTATAGTCGGGTCGTTAGCTCTCCTGCAACCCtccattaaaaataaaaacagtaCGATACTGTTTATACTCCAATAAACATTAACAAAAATCGTTATTGATTTCAGCCTGcactaatttgtttttctgttgATAATGTCAAAAGGCGGTAAAAACTGCTTGGGTAATCGTGGAACCCACAACACCTTGCAATATTTGACTACAACCAAACGTGTAATGTAGTAATAACTCGGCAATCAAGAGAACACAAAAAtcatttattatacccgttactcgtagagtaaaagggtatactacattcgttgaaaagtatgtaacaggcagaaggaagcgtttccgaccatataaagtatatatattcttgatcaggatcaatagccgagtcgatttggccatgtccgtctgtccgtatgaacgtcgagatctcaggaactacaaaagctagagattaggcatacagactccagggacatagaagcagcgcaagtttgtcgaatcatgctgccacgcccactctaacgcccacaaaccgcccaaaactgccacgcccacccttttgaaaaatgttttaatattttttcatttttgtattggtcttgtaaatttctatcgatttgcaaaaaaactttttgccacgcctactctaacgcccacaaaccaaaactgccacgcccacccttttgaaaaatgttttaatattttttcatttttgtattggtcttgtaaatttctatcgatttgcaaaaaaactttttgccacgcccactctaacgcccacaaaccgcctaaaactggccttcgcacttacaccagctgagtaacgggtatcagatagtcggggaactcgactatagcgttctctcttgttttaaaatcAGATTGGCATTAAACTTTGGCATTTCCAAgcgtatttatatgtatacttGAATTTGATATGTGTGGGCGAATTGGTTATGAAACGGTTTTGGCCAGTGCACACCCAAAAAGATCAAGTGTATTACTACACGACGATTGCGCTCAGAAGAACCACCGTCGAAGATTGCCTGCCTTGCCTAACTAGCGGAAAGTAAATACATAACagtaaagtaaataaagtAAAGCCACACACCAAAAGCAGCCACACCAGATGCGGTCCGAATGCAATGCgggcaaaatgaaaaaccgGACAGAGTCGGGTCTAAAACGAGAGTAAATGTTGGTCCAGACCCCAGAGAGTCAGAGAATGGAGAATACGAAAATCTGACACATAGCAAAAGTGGCTGACCTCGAGAACTCCCGCTTACGCTAGAGGCCAAAGAGATCACTCAAATGTAGCTGTATCTATGTTATTTTGTAAGCGGGCGCTCGTCGGACTCTTGTTCCTTTTGCCATCACTTTTGGCTCCATATTTCTAAAATGGGTAGCTGGCTTACGAGTTGGCTCTTTTTCTTTGGGCCACGCAGTTCCTTTTGATTCTTGTGGCTGGTCTCATGGTTGCAGGGTCTCCTCTGTAGTATTAATCATTCAACttattatagtttttttttaaaccttAAAGTGACAACTAAATTAAAACCATTCCATAAGTTCCTTTTTTGAACCAATCTCGAAATGTTTCTAGTACTATCGACTTACCTAAAATCAAGGGTTTCGCAATTTCGTGTGcactttttataattaaaataacacGGATTATCTTATGTTAAAGCATAACCGTACTGTGAAACACtactatttatacccgttattcgtaaagttaaagggtatactagattcgttgaagagtatgtaacaggcagaaggaagcgtttccgaccatataaagtatatatattatattatattcaatagccgagtcgatctggccatgtccgtctgcccgtccatatgaatgtcgagatctcaggaactacaaaagctagaaagttgagattaagcatacagactccagagacacTAAATTACATGgataacaaattgaaaatttattggaAGACTATTTATAAGATGACAAGTTCTCTTCAAAAGCAAAGTATATGCCTGTCGATAGGAAAAGTACCTTACCAATATACCACTTTATCTGTATTAAGTATTCCCCAGTTGGGAGTGGCACCGGAATCTGTTCTCCCATAAGATGGAATCCCATTATATGTACTGGACCCTGTAATATAAAAtcgtaattaatttttctGATATGCATTGTTAAAAAGTGAGCATTTTACCATATAGGGACatgtgaaattgaaattagaAAATGATTTGAACAGATTAAAAACAAGTACGACTGGCGCTTCATAgggttttcgcaaaaatcgaCAACCATCAAAGGTGATGTTGTAAAGCCACGGCTTAAAGCCATTAGCCCGCTTGAAAATTTGAGCATGGACTCGAAGCTTAGAGACTGTCTTTAGGACAGTTCCATTAAAACTCAATGTCGTTGTGTCCCTTCGAATTGCCTTTAAACGACACTGATGCACGGAGAGCCAAGATTCATTCACTGAATCGCAAATAAAGTTGGTAAACTTAAATCTGGAAGCATTCttaagaaaacaaatttgttgGTATTCAAActatgtattatttttatttacctaCGATAGAACCAATTTCGAGGGCAATACGGAAATATAGGACTAAATATAATACGTTTGAAACGGTGCCCATCTTGTCGACTACTAGACAAGTCTCAACCACTGTTTTTGCCAATGACTCAATTTGTATACCGCAATTTGTAGTCGCAGAGTTAAGAGGTATACTAAATTTGATGAAACGTATTTAACAGGTAGAAAGAAGCCTTTCCGACCCTATGAAGTATGTATCTTCTTGACCAGGATCATtgaaaaagctaaaaagttaaaaataagCATGTAGAGTACATTGCTCATTTTTTATGAAGAGGCAACCATTTTATATCCTCTTTccaaaattatttgatttttgtattattttttaaacaaaatttgaaattcgATCTTGCACTGCCACTAGCTGACTATCGGGTATCCAGTAGTCGAGAAACTCCATTATAACATTTTATCTTGATTTAATACTTGaataattataacaattattcatagattcattttgaaattacCTTATACAGTTTGGAAAATGGTATAATAAGTGCTTTTTAATTTGGTATgcttaaaacaaaaaggctacatttattttgcagtGCTAAATGAATACATGAATATATTTTGCTGATAATTTATTAGAAAATTTTACTAGAccaaagaaaagtaaaatgaaaacctCATCTGTTTTAATGTAATAGCATGAAAGGAGGACTGGGAACTATTCATACATTCATTAGACcccaaaataattttttttccagcaGTATAAATCATGCTCCAAAACCGTTGGGTTTTGTTGTATgacataaaaatgaaaacaagagagaacgctatagtcgagttccccgactatctgatacccgttactcagctagtggaagtgcgaagaagagtcttcaacactgacagtttttggcggtttgtgggcgttagcgtgggcgtggcaaaaagttttttttgcaaatcgatagaaatttacaagaccaattcaaaaatgaaaaaatatcaaaacatttttcaaaagtgtgggcgtggcagtttttggcggcttgtgggcgatagagtgggcgtggcaacatgaatcgaaaaaCTGTGTCTATGTCTCTACTAAATATTTCTACTTGTATGTTCCGGGTGAAACCTACTGACAAAGCGTTAGTTTAgcctt
This genomic stretch from Drosophila yakuba strain Tai18E2 chromosome 3R, Prin_Dyak_Tai18E2_2.1, whole genome shotgun sequence harbors:
- the LOC6535316 gene encoding uncharacterized protein LOC6535316; translated protein: MGTVSNVLYLVLYFRIALEIGSINASRFKFTNFICDSVNESWLSVHQCRLKAIRRDTTTLSFNGTVLKTVSKLRVHAQIFKRANGFKPWLYNITFDGCRFLRKPYEAPVVLVFNLFKSFSNFNFTCPYMGPVHIMGFHLMGEQIPVPLPTGEYLIQIKWYIGKVLFLSTGIYFAFEENLSSYK